The genomic stretch GCCCTCGCGGCCCGGCGGTATCGCGACCTCCAGCAGGTTGTCGCCGCTCGCCGCGTCGTCCACGCCCAGGTACGCCGTCGTCAGGCGCGCGTCCTTCATGTGCGCGAACTCGAAGATGATGCCGCCCTCCAGCCGCAGGTCCACGCCGCCCGGCACGCCGTCCAGCTCCGCCACCAGCCGCTGGGCGCCGCCGGGCGCGTGCATCCACAGGCAACGGCGCGGCTCGTAGAAGATTTCGTGCCACTCCGGCGCCACGTACAGGTGCGGCGGGCCGGGGCAGCGGTGCGCCTTCCCGTCGAAGGGGCAGCTCTTGCGCCCGCCGTCGGGCTCCTCCAGGTACACGCGCGCCTGGTCCGCGACCTCCATGGCCACGAAGCGGCGCGGCCGGTAGCGCCCGTTCTCATAGAGCGCCAGCGTCAGGGTGCCCGCGTGGTGCGTGGCGCCCACGGCGCGGCGCTCGGGGAGGAAGTCCTTCAGGAAGGCCGCCTCGTCCGAGCGGGGCAGCTCCGGCTGGCCCAGCACCCAGACGCGCGGGTGCGCGGAGAGGTCGTCGCGCTCCGAGCCCAGGTACCCGTAGACGGGGACCTCCGGCGGGACGAAGAGGCGGGCGCGCTCCGCCCACCAGGGGAACAGGAGCACCGCGTCGCCGGGGCGGGCCTCCGCCTTCAGCCGCTCCGCCAGCGCCCGGTAGTTGTCCTCGGAGGGCATGCGCGAGGACAGGCGCAGGTGGAACACCAGGCACAGGAGCGCGACGAGCAGCAGCCCCCCCAGCTCGAGCAGGGGCAGCGCGCGCGTGAGGCTAGGACTTCGCAAGGCGGATCTTCTGCTCGCTCTTTTCCCGGCAGAAGGTGCAGAAGATGGGCTCACCCTGGGAGAACGACGGCGTCCAGGGCGGGTACATGGAGCAGCGCGGATCCAGGCAGTGGTGCAGCTCCCACAGGTGCCCCAGCTGGTGCAGCGCCTGCCGCGCCACCGGCTTGAACGCGGCCTCCAGGTCCTTGTGCGGCTGGAGGGTGATGACGGCGCGGTCCTTGCCCTGGCGCGCGAAGCCCTGCGTGGGCGCCATGCCGCTGGGCAGCTCGCGCTCCTTCAGCTTGCGCGAGGTGAGCAGCAGCACCTTGTCGTCCTGGTAGGCGCGGATGCCCTTCACCTGGTCCAGCAGCTTCTCCGCGTCCAGCGGGTCGCCAATCCCCGCGGGGACCTCGGCGCTGCCGGAGTGCTCGCTGCCCACGCCGAACGCCGTGTAGAGCGTGCGGTTGAGCTTGGCGAGCTGCTTGTCGTCGAAGGGGTCCAGCGTCACGACGCGAATCACGGGGCGTCACCTCGGCGCAAAGGGCCTGGGAGGGAGCGGGAGGGTCCGCCGCTTCATCCGACAGACCCGTCGGTCCAGTTGTCGACGGTCAGTCCTCGCTCTCGGCCGGCTTGGCCTTGGGCGGACGACCGCGCTTCTTGGGGGCGGCGGGCGCGGCGCCCTCCACCTCGGGTGGCTTCGGCTTGGGCGGACGGCCGCGCTTCTTGGGAGCGGCGGGCTCGGCGCCCTCCACCTCGGGCGGCTTCGGCTTGGGCGGACGGCCGCGCTTCTTGGGCGCGGCGGGCTCGCCACCCTCGGCGGGCGCGTCGGCCTTGGCCTTGGGCGGACGGCCGCGCTTCTTGGGCGCGGACTCCTCGGCGGACTCCTTCTCCTCGGCCTCCTCGCCCCCTTCCTCGGAGGAGGACTCCTCGTCCGACTCGGAGGCGGGCTCCTCGTCCGAGGGCAGGTCCAGGTCGCCATCCAGGCCGAGCAGGTCGCCCTCCAGGCCCAGGTCGTCCTCGTCGCCCCGCGCGAACTCGGCGGCGGTGCGCTTGGGGCGCTCGCGGCCGGGCGGGAACAGGACGATGTCGATGGCGTCCTCGGCGTTGACCTCGGCGGTGCCCAGCGCGGCGGCGACCTCCGACACCAGCAGGTGCCGGGCGTTGTCGTACAGCTCGCGCTCCTTGGTGGGCAGCGGCCGCAGCTCGCTGAGGACCTGCAGGTCCTTGACGACCTCCGCCAGCCCGAGGATGCCGCCCTGGGTCATCCGGTCCAGGTTGGTGCGCGCGCGCTGCTTCCAGTCGAGGTCGGCCTTGTCGCTGTCCGACCGCAGGAAGGAGA from Myxococcus stipitatus encodes the following:
- a CDS encoding CarD family transcriptional regulator, translating into MPEGSASLQQLAVGDRVVYPNQGVCRVTAIDAKEVAGQKLVFVTMRREEDGAVVMVPQAKVVTIGVRKVASPEDVKSVFSFLRSDSDKADLDWKQRARTNLDRMTQGGILGLAEVVKDLQVLSELRPLPTKERELYDNARHLLVSEVAAALGTAEVNAEDAIDIVLFPPGRERPKRTAAEFARGDEDDLGLEGDLLGLDGDLDLPSDEEPASESDEESSSEEGGEEAEEKESAEESAPKKRGRPPKAKADAPAEGGEPAAPKKRGRPPKPKPPEVEGAEPAAPKKRGRPPKPKPPEVEGAAPAAPKKRGRPPKAKPAESED